The following coding sequences are from one Methanobacterium petrolearium window:
- a CDS encoding geranylgeranyl reductase family protein translates to MNQYDIAVVGAGPVGSTFARYMAEKGFKVAILEKKKEVGVPLQCAGLLGKKIKKVNNLPDEFIINSVHGAFLHSPADTVLSVNKKRPEAYVLDRVEYDKFLAELAVNSGADIFLNHGVEKVDSSNGDIHFKKSQNTKMSADVIVGADGHSSVISRSFNPPVKSFQAAQYLVDVGERRFKEDFVHLYADSKVSPGFLWTIPLSENTARVGLFADANYPQLTQFLDELIKKRPELAGTTILKKFYGVIPKHDPQKKLVNDRVILLGDAASQIKPTTGGGLIMGFVCARMASRIVSQALDAEDINLLQNYPKTYDDKFKNELKVQLMVHKVFKSLNDSDLEYMFRKLKEEGAEDIISQYGDMDNQSPLVKEMFKRGILFSILPKMLSRGISSLWK, encoded by the coding sequence ATGAATCAATATGATATAGCGGTAGTTGGTGCTGGGCCAGTAGGCTCAACCTTTGCCCGATACATGGCAGAAAAAGGCTTTAAAGTGGCTATACTGGAAAAAAAGAAAGAAGTTGGTGTTCCACTTCAGTGTGCCGGGCTTTTGGGTAAAAAAATCAAGAAAGTGAATAATTTACCTGATGAATTTATTATAAACTCTGTTCATGGGGCTTTCCTTCATTCGCCAGCAGATACTGTACTTTCTGTTAATAAAAAAAGGCCAGAAGCATATGTTCTGGACAGGGTAGAATACGATAAGTTTTTAGCTGAATTAGCAGTAAATTCTGGTGCAGATATATTCTTAAACCATGGTGTGGAAAAAGTGGATTCTTCCAATGGTGATATACATTTTAAGAAGAGTCAAAACACCAAAATGTCCGCCGATGTGATAGTGGGAGCTGATGGCCATTCTTCTGTCATCTCACGTTCATTTAACCCTCCAGTGAAATCTTTCCAGGCAGCCCAGTATCTTGTTGATGTGGGAGAAAGAAGATTTAAAGAGGATTTCGTACATCTTTATGCGGATTCAAAGGTCTCTCCAGGATTTCTTTGGACTATCCCTTTATCTGAGAACACAGCCAGGGTAGGACTTTTTGCGGATGCAAATTACCCGCAATTAACACAGTTTTTAGATGAATTAATCAAAAAAAGACCTGAATTAGCTGGGACAACTATATTAAAGAAATTTTATGGGGTTATACCTAAACATGACCCACAAAAGAAGTTAGTAAACGATAGAGTTATTCTACTGGGGGATGCCGCATCCCAAATAAAACCTACCACTGGGGGTGGGCTCATAATGGGATTTGTTTGTGCAAGAATGGCTTCCAGGATAGTATCACAGGCACTGGATGCTGAAGACATAAACCTGCTCCAGAACTATCCTAAGACCTATGATGATAAGTTCAAAAATGAGTTAAAGGTACAACTGATGGTTCATAAGGTTTTTAAATCACTCAATGATTCTGATCTGGAATATATGTTCAGGAAACTTAAGGAAGAAGGAGCAGAAGATATTATTTCCCAGTACGGAGACATGGACAACCAATCTCCCCTGGTTAAGGAAATGTTTAAAAGAGGAATTCTTTTTTCAATTCTTCCAAAGATGTTATCCCGGGGGATATCCAGCCTATGGA
- a CDS encoding PH domain-containing protein encodes MFNRDNHSNPGERVVFETRPRFLANLKSTILKFIILLVIFYYFRTIIAAAITLQEYAVQMAQIPFIQATFYLLLLIIILLILSILFDIVSWKQKKYQLTNQRVIIQKGIIRRKRSYIHHTKIQDIDIYQGIIDRIFSAGDVEIYGGHDSTNIILEDIPNPREVEDMIDRVMMGEEAGFKPQRNKSAQRSIIEEYDQKFKR; translated from the coding sequence ATGTTTAATAGAGATAATCATTCAAATCCAGGGGAAAGGGTAGTATTTGAGACCCGGCCCAGATTTCTGGCCAACCTGAAATCAACCATTCTCAAATTCATAATCCTACTTGTGATATTTTACTATTTCAGGACAATAATAGCAGCAGCAATAACTCTGCAGGAATATGCAGTGCAGATGGCCCAAATACCATTTATTCAAGCCACATTTTATTTACTACTGTTGATTATCATTTTGTTGATCCTGTCCATACTTTTTGATATAGTTTCTTGGAAACAGAAGAAGTACCAACTTACTAATCAGAGGGTAATTATTCAAAAAGGAATCATTAGAAGGAAGAGATCTTACATACATCACACTAAAATACAGGACATTGACATTTATCAAGGTATTATTGATCGTATTTTTTCTGCAGGGGATGTAGAGATTTATGGGGGTCATGATAGCACTAACATTATATTGGAGGATATCCCTAATCCCCGAGAAGTGGAGGATATGATTGACCGGGTTATGATGGGGGAAGAAGCAGGTTTCAAACCTCAGCGTAACAAATCAGCCCAGAGATCCATAATCGAAGAATATGACCAAAAATTTAAAAGATAG
- a CDS encoding UPF0280 family protein, whose translation MIKRRILMDETDITLQSDVEPHHLFDFILKQREELKRYIRMHNDFQMSLEPLKIDKAPVIVEIMEKAADKAGVGPMAAVAGTISQLSLNFLLNHGAKYVIVDNGGDIALKTNKDVIMGLYAGESSLSGKIGFKIKYQKTPMGICTSSGTVGHSISFGKADSVTVFSSKSSTADALATSIANHATGNEDGEIVENCLAKAEELREYFRGVMVVVGEAAGTIGKIPKLVETDKKVVLGDIFDVY comes from the coding sequence ATGATAAAAAGAAGGATCCTGATGGATGAAACTGATATAACACTCCAGTCAGATGTTGAACCTCACCATCTTTTCGACTTTATTTTAAAGCAACGAGAAGAACTAAAACGTTATATCCGGATGCACAATGACTTTCAAATGAGTTTAGAACCATTGAAAATAGATAAAGCACCCGTTATTGTGGAAATAATGGAAAAAGCTGCAGATAAAGCAGGTGTTGGTCCTATGGCTGCAGTGGCTGGAACTATATCCCAACTTTCCCTAAATTTTTTGTTAAATCATGGTGCTAAATATGTCATAGTTGATAATGGTGGAGATATAGCTCTTAAAACTAATAAAGATGTTATTATGGGATTATACGCTGGTGAATCATCACTTTCTGGGAAAATTGGTTTTAAAATTAAATACCAAAAGACACCTATGGGAATCTGCACATCTTCTGGAACTGTAGGGCACTCCATTAGTTTTGGAAAGGCAGATTCAGTAACTGTTTTTTCATCCAAATCAAGCACTGCCGATGCACTGGCAACATCAATTGCCAACCATGCCACTGGTAACGAAGATGGTGAAATAGTTGAAAATTGTCTTGCTAAAGCCGAAGAATTGCGTGAATATTTCAGAGGTGTTATGGTAGTGGTGGGAGAAGCAGCAGGAACCATCGGTAAAATACCCAAACTTGTTGAAACTGATAAAAAAGTGGTTTTGGGTGATATTTTCGATGTTTATTAA
- the glp gene encoding gephyrin-like molybdotransferase Glp: MGTVFLNVMDPDEVKEIIESLQIQRKIETIHLSNVYQRVLAEDIYASIDLPPFDRSAMDGYAVRAQDTFGASEDNPITLDLIEKVGAGDVPREKVGEGKCTEIGTGAPMPEGADAVVMVEFTDIQDDRILVSEAVAPGANMAACGSDLKKGELLLSKGTLLTPEKIGVLSAIGLSKAPVFAKPTVAVISTGNELIKPDQELQHGKLYDINSETISNAVKSCGCIPLYSEIVKDDYSSIKSKINEFKHADVIITSGGTSAGAGDVLRRVADDMGRVLVHGISVKPGKPTLIGTLPDEDVDIILFGLPGYPISALMIFESFVAPFLREMAGISDYADKKESFTVKLAQRYHSARGRSHLVLVKIEGDIASPILKDSGAITAFAEADGYFEVPKNVEIIEKHEKIEVMPLSGLF; this comes from the coding sequence ATGGGAACAGTATTTTTGAATGTGATGGATCCAGATGAAGTGAAAGAAATCATCGAATCTCTCCAGATCCAGAGAAAAATTGAAACCATTCATTTATCTAATGTGTATCAACGTGTTCTGGCTGAAGATATATATGCCAGCATTGATCTTCCTCCTTTTGATCGTTCAGCCATGGATGGCTATGCAGTACGTGCTCAGGATACTTTTGGGGCTTCAGAGGATAATCCGATAACTTTAGATTTAATTGAGAAGGTCGGTGCTGGAGATGTGCCCCGGGAAAAAGTTGGGGAAGGTAAGTGTACTGAGATAGGCACCGGTGCCCCAATGCCTGAAGGGGCTGATGCTGTAGTTATGGTGGAATTCACAGACATTCAGGATGACAGGATTTTAGTATCCGAAGCAGTGGCTCCTGGAGCAAATATGGCTGCATGTGGTTCTGACCTGAAAAAAGGAGAACTACTCCTTTCAAAGGGCACCCTACTCACACCAGAGAAAATTGGGGTTTTAAGTGCTATTGGCCTTTCAAAAGCTCCTGTTTTTGCTAAACCAACAGTAGCAGTTATTTCCACGGGTAATGAATTAATAAAACCAGACCAGGAACTTCAACATGGGAAGCTTTATGATATTAACTCTGAAACCATTTCAAATGCGGTGAAATCCTGTGGGTGTATTCCATTATATTCTGAAATAGTTAAAGATGATTATAGTTCTATAAAATCAAAAATAAATGAATTTAAACATGCTGATGTTATAATAACATCTGGGGGAACTTCGGCTGGTGCGGGAGATGTGCTGCGTCGAGTTGCAGATGATATGGGTCGTGTTTTGGTCCATGGAATTTCAGTTAAACCAGGCAAACCAACATTAATAGGCACATTGCCTGATGAAGATGTTGATATTATCCTTTTTGGACTTCCAGGATATCCGATATCTGCTTTAATGATTTTCGAATCATTTGTAGCTCCCTTTTTAAGGGAAATGGCAGGGATTTCTGACTATGCTGATAAAAAAGAGTCATTTACAGTTAAATTGGCGCAAAGATATCATTCTGCCCGGGGAAGAAGCCATTTAGTTCTGGTAAAAATTGAAGGGGATATTGCTAGTCCTATTTTGAAAGATTCGGGTGCAATAACCGCTTTCGCTGAGGCTGATGGTTATTTTGAAGTTCCAAAGAATGTGGAAATCATTGAAAAACATGAAAAAATTGAAGTAATGCCCTTGTCTGGCTTATTTTAA
- the eif1A gene encoding translation initiation factor eIF-1A, with amino-acid sequence MSRGHGRNQQPQEVRRVRSPRKGEIPGVVEQIMGHGKLKVRCADGKIRLCRIPGKMKKRIWIREGDVVLIKPWDFQSDEKADVIWRYTRTESNYLERRGFLKL; translated from the coding sequence TTGAGCAGAGGACACGGTCGTAATCAACAACCACAAGAAGTACGAAGGGTGAGATCCCCTCGAAAAGGAGAAATACCTGGAGTAGTAGAGCAAATTATGGGACATGGAAAACTTAAAGTTCGATGCGCCGATGGTAAAATAAGGCTTTGCCGTATTCCTGGAAAAATGAAGAAAAGGATTTGGATTCGAGAAGGTGACGTTGTTTTAATCAAACCATGGGACTTCCAGAGTGATGAAAAAGCAGATGTTATCTGGAGATACACCCGTACTGAATCAAATTATTTGGAACGTCGTGGATTCCTCAAGCTTTAA
- a CDS encoding serine protein kinase RIO has translation MESPVTKSDVNLQKMREIKRLKSVEDKRVGSEVFDRITLQTLYKLANQGYIHLLNGAISTGKEANVFKGADDEGNLVAVKIYRVTTSDFKKMQYYIQGDPRFNVRSNSKRQLINNWVLKEFKNLNRAYDAGVKVPKPIIAKNNILVMEFIGDEDGIPARLMRQTEISNPECVANKILDYVKKLYNDAKIVHGDLSGFNILMEDDEPVIIDLSQGLVVDHPLARELLNRDIDNLIKDFKKMGIEISKDEIKRKIMDL, from the coding sequence ATGGAATCACCTGTAACCAAATCAGATGTTAACCTGCAGAAAATGCGGGAAATAAAACGTTTGAAAAGTGTGGAAGATAAAAGAGTGGGTAGTGAGGTTTTTGATAGAATCACTCTTCAAACTTTGTATAAACTGGCTAATCAGGGATATATTCACCTTTTAAACGGAGCTATAAGTACTGGTAAAGAAGCTAATGTCTTTAAAGGTGCTGATGATGAGGGTAACTTGGTTGCAGTCAAGATATACCGGGTGACCACCTCTGACTTTAAGAAAATGCAGTATTACATCCAGGGAGATCCCCGTTTTAATGTTCGCAGTAACAGTAAACGCCAGTTAATCAATAATTGGGTTTTAAAGGAATTCAAAAACCTTAACAGAGCATATGATGCTGGGGTAAAAGTACCCAAACCCATAATTGCCAAAAACAATATACTGGTCATGGAATTTATTGGAGATGAAGACGGAATCCCTGCACGTCTCATGAGGCAGACTGAAATTTCCAATCCCGAATGTGTTGCCAATAAAATATTAGATTATGTTAAAAAACTTTATAATGATGCAAAAATAGTTCACGGGGATTTATCTGGATTTAATATCCTTATGGAAGATGATGAACCGGTTATAATCGATTTATCCCAGGGATTGGTGGTTGATCATCCCCTGGCACGGGAGCTTTTAAACAGGGATATTGACAACTTAATTAAAGATTTTAAAAAAATGGGTATTGAAATATCCAAAGACGAGATTAAAAGAAAGATTATGGATTTATGA
- a CDS encoding KH domain-containing protein, translated as MPTTEYLKIPRERVGVLIGPHGKTKQTLENTTQTTIEVDSEAGSVSISPHEDAEDPLSVWKARYMVKAIGRGFNPEIALKLIDDEVMLEIINLPDYVGKSKKAILRQKGRIIGKDGKTRDIITEMTGTYVSVYGKTVSLIGDMEHLQIAKEAVEMILNGARHKTVYAFLEHKKQEMKLREIKMGPPL; from the coding sequence TTGCCTACAACTGAGTATCTAAAGATCCCCAGAGAAAGAGTGGGAGTACTTATTGGACCACACGGAAAAACCAAACAAACCCTTGAAAACACCACCCAAACCACCATTGAAGTTGACAGCGAAGCAGGAAGTGTATCCATATCACCCCATGAGGATGCTGAGGATCCTTTATCTGTTTGGAAAGCACGCTACATGGTTAAAGCCATAGGTAGGGGTTTCAACCCAGAGATAGCACTTAAACTAATTGACGATGAGGTAATGTTAGAGATTATCAATCTACCTGATTATGTTGGTAAGTCAAAAAAGGCCATTTTACGACAAAAAGGGCGTATTATTGGCAAAGATGGTAAAACTCGAGATATAATCACAGAGATGACAGGAACCTATGTTTCAGTTTATGGGAAAACTGTTTCACTCATTGGGGACATGGAACACTTACAAATTGCTAAAGAAGCCGTGGAAATGATCCTGAATGGAGCCCGGCACAAAACTGTTTATGCATTTCTGGAACATAAAAAACAGGAAATGAAGTTAAGAGAAATTAAAATGGGCCCTCCCCTATGA
- the top6B gene encoding DNA topoisomerase VI subunit B, producing the protein MEREAAELFEEFKELTASEFFRRNKQMLGFSGKIRSLTMVFHELITNSLDAAEEAGILPEIKIDLKRLDKDHYILKHTDNGPGIPEDFITKVYSTMFAGSKFRNIQSRGQQGLGCSGCVLLSQMTTGKPAKVISGYKDGDTLKGVEMTFKMDVKKNKGLVLERKDVEVQSTGVSIELHFKDVSYSLSEQGAFEYIRRTMIGNPHAKITFRDPTGHKYIFKRAANIIPILPKEVLPHPKGVTADDLIFMAKHTDKRRFRSLLTSNLSRMSTKRVNEIEAITGIDLNKRPKDMKWEEAEQIVETFAKMDFMAPPTSGLIPIGKEQIEKGIREILNPEFVATTTRNPKTFRGGVSFIIEAGISYGGDSGRMVGEQRKAEIMRFANRVPLAFDQGSCAITEALKSVDWKRYGIRDMDNAPITIFVNIISTNVPYLSTGKQSVAPEPEILHEVRQATMKIARSMQKYIRAKKAAKEEAMRAKVFENLVPVIIREAAVLAEKDVPEYDAVLAKVTHRAKYEGVVEDE; encoded by the coding sequence TTGGAGCGAGAAGCAGCTGAACTATTTGAGGAATTTAAAGAACTTACCGCATCTGAATTTTTCCGTAGAAATAAACAGATGCTGGGTTTTTCAGGAAAAATACGGTCTTTGACCATGGTATTTCACGAACTGATTACTAACAGTTTAGATGCTGCAGAAGAAGCAGGAATACTTCCTGAAATAAAAATAGACCTCAAACGTTTAGATAAAGATCATTACATACTTAAACACACCGATAATGGCCCTGGAATCCCTGAAGATTTTATTACCAAAGTATACAGTACCATGTTTGCTGGTTCCAAGTTCAGGAACATACAATCCCGTGGGCAACAGGGATTAGGGTGCAGTGGATGTGTTTTACTATCCCAAATGACCACAGGAAAACCTGCCAAAGTTATCTCCGGTTACAAAGACGGAGATACTCTTAAAGGCGTTGAAATGACCTTTAAGATGGATGTGAAGAAGAATAAAGGATTGGTACTGGAGCGAAAGGATGTTGAAGTGCAATCAACAGGAGTATCCATAGAACTACACTTCAAAGACGTTTCTTATTCACTCTCAGAACAGGGAGCCTTTGAATACATTCGAAGAACCATGATCGGCAACCCACATGCCAAGATCACCTTCCGGGACCCAACCGGCCATAAATATATCTTTAAAAGAGCCGCAAATATCATTCCAATACTACCTAAGGAAGTTCTTCCACATCCTAAAGGTGTTACTGCTGATGACCTGATATTCATGGCAAAACACACTGATAAACGCCGCTTCCGCAGTTTATTAACCAGTAATCTTTCCAGAATGTCCACCAAAAGGGTGAATGAGATCGAAGCAATCACTGGAATTGATCTTAATAAACGTCCCAAGGACATGAAATGGGAGGAAGCAGAACAGATCGTGGAAACTTTTGCCAAAATGGATTTCATGGCCCCACCCACTTCTGGCCTCATACCCATAGGTAAGGAACAGATAGAAAAAGGAATAAGGGAGATTTTAAACCCTGAATTCGTGGCTACCACCACCCGAAACCCCAAAACATTCCGTGGAGGTGTTTCCTTTATTATAGAAGCAGGTATCTCCTATGGTGGAGACTCGGGAAGAATGGTTGGTGAACAGCGTAAAGCAGAAATCATGCGTTTTGCTAATCGAGTCCCCCTAGCCTTTGACCAGGGCAGTTGTGCCATCACTGAAGCTCTTAAAAGTGTGGATTGGAAACGTTACGGCATAAGAGATATGGATAACGCCCCCATAACCATCTTTGTTAACATTATTTCCACCAACGTACCCTACCTTTCTACAGGTAAGCAAAGTGTGGCTCCTGAGCCTGAAATCCTGCATGAGGTCCGTCAGGCCACCATGAAAATAGCCAGGAGCATGCAGAAGTATATACGTGCCAAAAAGGCCGCTAAAGAAGAAGCAATGAGGGCCAAGGTATTTGAAAACCTGGTTCCAGTTATAATCCGTGAAGCAGCTGTTCTAGCAGAAAAAGATGTTCCAGAATACGATGCCGTGCTAGCAAAAGTTACACACCGAGCAAAATACGAAGGCGTGGTTGAAGATGAATAA
- a CDS encoding DNA topoisomerase IV subunit A — MNKKDITVNKLKSLGDIILEDVEKNNVPAIKVPSRGTSNIVYDDEKRYYVLGDRYGKRSLGNVKQISKMAQMVYVANFCKDLVRRGKTATLREMYYVSEGWDVDFGDQQESNIVGEDLEVTLGTTREDLGLMPEEDGASVYGNITLQDDDVEINALKAGKSGYTISPTIDEVDFVDHDVKRVIAVETMGMFHRMVQESAYKKFDCLIVGLKGQAARATRRFLKRVNEELKLPVYVCNDGDPWGFHIAMVIISGSAKLAHVNHQLATPDAKFLGVTASDIINYDLPTDPLKDIDVLRLKELSKDPRYKDEAWQVEIKKMLKIGKKAEQQSFSKYGLEYVVETYLPEKLEALE; from the coding sequence ATGAATAAGAAAGATATTACGGTTAACAAGCTCAAAAGTTTGGGCGATATAATATTAGAGGACGTTGAAAAAAACAACGTTCCTGCAATTAAAGTTCCATCCCGAGGAACATCTAACATAGTCTATGATGATGAAAAACGTTACTACGTCCTGGGAGACCGTTACGGGAAAAGATCCCTGGGTAACGTTAAACAGATAAGTAAAATGGCCCAAATGGTTTATGTAGCCAATTTCTGTAAGGATCTGGTCCGTAGAGGGAAAACCGCCACTCTGAGGGAGATGTACTACGTTTCTGAAGGATGGGATGTGGATTTCGGAGACCAGCAGGAATCCAACATCGTGGGCGAAGACTTGGAAGTGACCCTGGGAACGACCCGTGAAGATCTGGGTCTGATGCCTGAAGAAGACGGTGCTTCAGTCTATGGAAACATCACCCTTCAGGATGATGACGTTGAAATAAATGCCCTCAAGGCAGGTAAATCAGGTTACACCATTTCACCCACCATTGATGAAGTGGACTTTGTGGATCACGATGTTAAAAGGGTTATTGCCGTGGAAACAATGGGTATGTTCCACAGGATGGTTCAGGAAAGTGCATACAAAAAATTCGACTGTCTGATTGTTGGACTAAAGGGCCAAGCTGCCCGTGCCACACGACGTTTCCTTAAACGTGTGAACGAGGAACTTAAACTTCCTGTTTATGTCTGTAACGACGGAGACCCATGGGGATTCCATATTGCCATGGTTATCATCAGTGGAAGTGCCAAATTGGCCCATGTTAACCATCAACTGGCCACTCCAGATGCCAAATTCCTGGGTGTTACTGCATCTGACATCATAAACTACGATCTCCCCACTGACCCACTTAAAGACATTGATGTTTTAAGGCTTAAAGAACTTTCCAAGGACCCTCGATACAAGGATGAAGCCTGGCAAGTGGAAATAAAAAAGATGCTCAAGATCGGGAAAAAAGCAGAACAGCAGTCCTTCTCTAAGTATGGATTGGAGTACGTTGTTGAAACATACTTGCCTGAAAAACTCGAAGCACTGGAATAA
- a CDS encoding phosphorylating glyceraldehyde-3-phosphate dehydrogenase yields the protein MKNVGINGYGTIGKRVADAVSCQDDMQIVGVTKRTPDFEARLAVEKGFPLYISAPEREGLFEEAGIKVTGTIDDLYSKIDVMVDCTPGGIGAKNKETYDDVGVKGIFQGGEKHEQIGKSFNSFSNYQDNLGADFVRVVSCNTTGLCRTLKPIDDLCGIKKVRAVMVRRGADPGQIKSGPINAIVPNPPTVPSHHGPDVQTVMYDLDITTIALLVPTTLMHQHNLMVELENPPALDDVIDTLETTPRVLLVEADKGLGSTAEIMEYARDLGRPRSDLNEIAVWKESLNIKDGELFYMQAIHQESDVVPENVDCIRAMLEMEEDPAKSIEKTNKNMGIN from the coding sequence ATGAAAAATGTAGGGATAAACGGATACGGTACTATTGGAAAAAGAGTGGCAGACGCAGTCTCCTGCCAGGATGACATGCAGATCGTTGGAGTAACTAAACGAACTCCTGATTTTGAAGCCCGTCTGGCAGTGGAAAAGGGATTCCCATTATACATCAGTGCACCTGAAAGGGAAGGGCTTTTTGAAGAAGCCGGAATAAAAGTGACTGGTACCATTGATGATCTCTACAGCAAAATTGATGTAATGGTAGACTGCACCCCCGGAGGAATAGGTGCTAAAAATAAAGAAACATATGATGATGTAGGCGTTAAAGGCATATTCCAGGGCGGAGAAAAACATGAACAAATAGGAAAATCATTTAACTCATTTTCCAACTACCAAGATAATTTGGGTGCAGATTTCGTGAGAGTTGTGAGCTGTAACACCACTGGACTATGCCGGACTTTAAAACCCATAGATGATCTTTGTGGGATAAAAAAAGTCCGGGCAGTTATGGTGCGTAGGGGAGCAGATCCTGGACAGATCAAATCAGGCCCCATCAATGCCATAGTCCCCAACCCCCCCACCGTGCCTTCTCACCATGGTCCAGATGTCCAGACGGTTATGTACGACCTGGACATTACCACCATTGCACTGCTGGTACCCACCACCCTCATGCACCAGCACAACCTCATGGTGGAACTGGAAAACCCACCTGCACTTGATGATGTGATTGACACACTTGAAACCACCCCACGAGTTTTATTAGTGGAAGCAGATAAAGGTTTAGGTTCCACCGCTGAAATAATGGAGTATGCCCGAGATTTAGGTAGGCCCAGAAGCGATTTAAATGAAATAGCCGTTTGGAAGGAATCTTTGAATATCAAAGATGGAGAACTCTTCTACATGCAAGCCATACACCAGGAATCAGATGTGGTTCCAGAAAACGTGGACTGTATAAGGGCTATGCTTGAAATGGAAGAGGACCCTGCCAAATCCATCGAAAAAACCAATAAAAATATGGGAATTAATTGA
- a CDS encoding PHP domain-containing protein: protein MKYDLHTHTKYSPDGFIEPKKIVKTAMRRGLSGIAITDHDTIKGSGKVKKYETDEFQVICGSEISTERGEVIGLFLSDEIKSHTFLEVVDQIKEQDGIVVLPHPFDNIRKNGVNLSKKEVKLVDCIEIYNSRCLRQKYNDDAWKFAKNNDLMYVAGSDAHFAREVGNAGIIIGEGSVRKSILKGNLDFFGKKSSLTNLIMTKMLKTWRDFSEDHSKLDE, encoded by the coding sequence ATGAAATACGACCTCCACACCCATACAAAATACTCTCCAGATGGGTTCATAGAACCCAAAAAAATCGTCAAAACCGCCATGAGAAGAGGTCTTTCTGGAATTGCAATAACAGACCATGACACGATTAAAGGATCAGGGAAAGTTAAAAAGTATGAAACTGATGAATTTCAGGTCATATGCGGGTCTGAAATAAGCACAGAAAGAGGAGAAGTTATCGGCCTGTTTTTATCCGATGAAATTAAATCTCACACATTTTTAGAGGTAGTTGACCAGATCAAAGAACAGGATGGAATTGTAGTTCTCCCACATCCTTTTGATAATATAAGAAAAAACGGAGTCAACCTCTCGAAAAAAGAAGTTAAATTAGTTGATTGCATAGAAATCTACAATTCACGTTGTTTGCGCCAAAAATACAATGATGATGCATGGAAATTTGCCAAAAATAATGATTTGATGTATGTTGCTGGAAGTGACGCTCATTTTGCCAGAGAAGTTGGAAATGCAGGGATTATAATTGGAGAAGGCAGTGTTAGAAAATCAATTTTAAAGGGTAACTTGGATTTTTTCGGAAAAAAATCATCCCTAACCAACTTGATAATGACAAAAATGCTAAAAACTTGGCGAGATTTCTCTGAAGACCATTCAAAATTAGATGAGTAA